Proteins encoded by one window of Flagellimonas lutaonensis:
- the tilS gene encoding tRNA lysidine(34) synthetase TilS, with amino-acid sequence MLKRFKEHIEKRFPFLLEDDFLLACSGGVDSVVLAHLCQALKMDFSLVHCNFKLRGKDSDGDQRFVEELAHRLNKPFLVRAFDTLGYINQHGGSVQMAARELRYAWFSELLQNKEGAYVLTAHHADDDLETFLINLARGTGIDGLTGIPEQNGGVVRPLLPFCRNDIVGYAKKNGIAWREDRSNTDTKYLRNKIRYQLIGGLKELHPTFLENFQRTQEHLSDSSALLKSYKAKLQKELFEKSGDTVRIQISALKKLEPQGAHLHLILGDYGFTEWNNVLELLNAMSGKQVVSATHRLVKDREHLLLSVKAEKDDAKYEIGEDQRVVEHPIKLRICQVDKITPEPPNVLYVDKETLNYPLLLRKWQKGDYFYPFGMKGKKKVSKFFKDEKMDILAKQKQWLLCSGNQIVWVIGKRADNRFKVTPKTREILKFTLL; translated from the coding sequence GTGCTAAAGCGATTTAAAGAACATATCGAAAAACGCTTTCCGTTTTTGTTGGAAGATGACTTTCTGTTGGCCTGTAGTGGGGGAGTGGACAGCGTGGTGCTGGCCCATCTCTGTCAAGCACTTAAAATGGATTTTTCCTTGGTGCATTGCAATTTTAAACTTCGCGGAAAAGATAGTGATGGGGATCAGCGATTCGTGGAAGAGCTGGCACATCGATTGAACAAACCGTTTCTTGTGCGCGCCTTTGATACCTTGGGGTATATCAACCAACACGGCGGCTCTGTACAAATGGCCGCCCGAGAACTGCGCTATGCCTGGTTTTCTGAATTGTTGCAGAATAAAGAGGGGGCTTATGTGTTGACGGCCCACCATGCCGATGATGATCTGGAGACTTTTTTGATCAATTTGGCGCGGGGCACCGGCATTGATGGGTTGACGGGCATTCCAGAGCAAAATGGCGGGGTAGTGCGCCCCTTGCTTCCCTTTTGCAGAAATGATATTGTCGGCTATGCCAAAAAAAACGGTATCGCTTGGCGAGAGGACCGCAGCAATACCGACACCAAATATCTTAGAAACAAGATCAGGTACCAACTGATTGGGGGGCTTAAAGAACTGCATCCCACCTTCTTGGAAAATTTCCAACGTACACAAGAGCATTTGTCCGATTCATCAGCATTATTGAAATCCTATAAGGCAAAACTGCAGAAAGAACTGTTCGAAAAATCGGGCGACACCGTCAGAATACAGATCAGCGCCTTAAAAAAATTGGAGCCCCAAGGGGCACACCTACACCTTATTCTGGGTGACTACGGATTTACGGAATGGAACAATGTCTTGGAACTGTTGAACGCCATGAGCGGAAAACAGGTTGTCTCTGCAACACACAGGCTTGTAAAAGATCGGGAACATCTCTTGCTATCGGTAAAAGCCGAAAAAGACGATGCGAAGTACGAAATTGGCGAAGACCAACGTGTGGTTGAACATCCCATAAAATTAAGGATATGCCAAGTGGATAAAATTACACCTGAACCACCAAATGTGCTGTATGTTGATAAGGAAACGTTAAACTATCCGTTATTGTTAAGGAAGTGGCAAAAAGGCGACTATTTTTACCCCTTTGGAATGAAAGGCAAAAAAAAGGTGTCTAAGTTTTTCAAGGATGAGAAAATGGACATTCTTGCCAAACAAAAACAATGGCTGTTGTGTTCGGGCAACCAAATCGTGTGGGTAATCGGCAAAAGGGCCGATAATCGTTTTAAGGTTACCCCAAAAACACGGGAAATTCTAAAGTTTACGTTGTTATGA
- a CDS encoding NADPH-dependent FMN reductase codes for MAQILAFAGSNSSTSINYKLVRHTVSLIADHKIQVLNMANFPFPMFSVDLEAREGYSNSLIELKNDIQTADGLVLSVNEHNSYPSAYFKNLLDWLSRIERKFLLDTQLLLMSTSPGRRGGKGSLEASRSMLERFGGTIAATFSLPSFNDNFDMEKGIVDDALRAQHSEALQTFLSML; via the coding sequence ATGGCCCAGATTTTAGCTTTTGCCGGTAGCAATTCTTCTACATCCATCAACTACAAATTGGTGCGACATACCGTATCGTTGATTGCCGATCACAAAATTCAAGTGCTCAATATGGCAAATTTTCCATTTCCGATGTTCAGTGTTGATCTAGAGGCACGGGAGGGGTATTCAAATTCGTTGATTGAACTCAAAAATGACATACAAACGGCGGACGGGTTGGTACTTTCGGTAAATGAACACAACAGCTACCCTTCGGCGTATTTTAAGAACCTTTTGGATTGGCTATCACGAATTGAACGAAAGTTTTTGCTCGATACCCAGTTATTGCTCATGTCTACCTCGCCTGGTCGGCGAGGGGGCAAAGGTTCGCTTGAGGCCTCGCGGTCCATGCTCGAGCGCTTCGGCGGCACGATTGCTGCCACTTTTTCATTGCCCTCCTTCAATGATAATTTCGACATGGAGAAAGGCATTGTGGATGATGCGCTGAGGGCCCAGCACTCTGAGGCTTTGCAAACGTTTCTCTCAATGCTCTAA
- a CDS encoding protein-disulfide reductase DsbD family protein has protein sequence MKQLFTVCMIFLMGMAYVWGQSDKDPVLWSYDVNKISDLEYELVFKGKIADGWHVYSQYTPEGGAFPSEFTFERVGEDYELIGEAKESETITEYSDVFEIYETFFKGKAVFTQRIRLLDPNVKQVNVNLSYQVCKEVCIPKDEYFQVSLDGSAVAATTEQLDERSQVMAAKLRLDLKNRELLTQGALNTSSGDNAIWVVFGLGFLGGLIALLTPCVFPLIPLTVSFFTKHTGNRSKGIKNALLYAFFIVFIYFLLSLPFHLFESVDSQILNTISTNVWLNLFFFAIFVFFAFSFFGYYELTLPSSWANKMDSISTKVGGGLGVFFMALTLAIVSFSCTGPILGGLLGSTTLAQGSVATNLSSAMTGFGLALALPFGLFALFPAWLNSLPKSGGWMTTVKVVLGFLELALAFKFLSKSDLVGNWGLLKRELFVAIWIGIFVFQTLYLFGKIKFPKDIIPKKLSLGRLSFAVLTVAFVVYLIPGLTNTEHSRLSLLSGILPPEFYSVYEKQTDCPLGLECYKSFEEGLEVAKSQNKPILLDFTGWGCENCRRMEENVWSDQDIYPLLRDEYVLISLYVDDRKKLPEAEQFNFQYDSGRIKRIETVGQKWGTFQTVNFNVASQPYYVLLSPDLEVLAPAVQYTDAAAYEEWLRSGLGSYQVVMDR, from the coding sequence ATGAAGCAACTTTTCACAGTCTGTATGATTTTTTTGATGGGCATGGCCTATGTCTGGGGACAATCTGACAAGGACCCCGTGCTATGGTCGTACGATGTCAACAAGATTTCGGATCTGGAGTATGAATTGGTATTTAAGGGCAAGATTGCCGATGGCTGGCATGTTTACTCACAATACACCCCTGAAGGGGGCGCTTTTCCGAGTGAGTTCACTTTTGAAAGGGTAGGGGAAGATTATGAACTTATTGGTGAGGCCAAAGAGAGCGAGACCATCACAGAATACAGCGATGTTTTTGAGATATACGAGACCTTTTTTAAAGGGAAGGCTGTTTTTACGCAGCGCATACGGTTGTTGGACCCAAATGTAAAACAGGTTAATGTTAATTTATCCTATCAGGTTTGCAAAGAAGTCTGTATACCCAAAGACGAATACTTTCAGGTTTCGCTTGATGGCAGTGCTGTGGCAGCCACCACTGAACAGTTGGATGAGCGCAGCCAGGTCATGGCCGCCAAACTACGGCTAGACCTTAAGAACAGGGAATTGCTCACACAGGGTGCGCTGAACACCTCATCAGGCGACAATGCCATTTGGGTGGTTTTCGGTCTCGGTTTTTTGGGCGGACTGATCGCTCTTTTGACCCCTTGTGTCTTTCCATTGATTCCATTGACCGTTTCGTTTTTTACAAAACACACTGGCAACCGCTCAAAAGGAATCAAAAATGCACTGCTCTACGCCTTTTTTATCGTGTTTATTTATTTTTTACTGAGTTTGCCCTTTCATCTTTTTGAATCGGTCGATTCGCAAATTCTAAACACTATATCTACCAATGTTTGGCTCAACCTTTTCTTTTTTGCCATTTTCGTGTTCTTCGCATTTTCGTTCTTCGGCTATTATGAACTGACCCTGCCAAGCTCTTGGGCCAATAAGATGGACAGTATTTCAACAAAAGTGGGCGGTGGGCTCGGAGTCTTTTTCATGGCGTTGACATTAGCCATAGTTTCCTTTTCATGTACCGGCCCCATTTTGGGGGGGCTTTTAGGAAGTACCACCTTGGCACAAGGCAGCGTGGCCACCAATCTATCATCGGCCATGACCGGCTTTGGTTTGGCCCTGGCCTTGCCTTTTGGACTTTTCGCACTGTTTCCGGCCTGGTTGAATTCGCTGCCCAAATCGGGCGGTTGGATGACCACGGTAAAAGTGGTTCTCGGGTTTTTAGAGCTTGCCCTTGCATTTAAATTCTTAAGCAAATCAGATTTGGTGGGCAATTGGGGCTTGCTCAAACGTGAACTCTTTGTGGCGATATGGATCGGCATCTTTGTTTTTCAGACGCTCTATCTTTTCGGCAAGATCAAGTTCCCAAAAGATATTATTCCAAAGAAATTGAGTCTCGGCAGATTGTCTTTTGCGGTGCTGACGGTTGCCTTTGTCGTTTATCTGATTCCCGGATTGACCAATACCGAGCATAGTAGACTATCGCTTTTAAGTGGCATATTGCCGCCTGAGTTCTATAGTGTTTATGAGAAACAAACCGATTGCCCTTTGGGCCTTGAGTGCTACAAGAGCTTTGAAGAGGGACTGGAGGTAGCAAAATCGCAGAACAAGCCCATTCTTCTCGATTTCACCGGGTGGGGGTGTGAGAACTGCCGACGTATGGAAGAGAATGTCTGGAGCGACCAGGACATCTATCCCTTGTTGCGAGACGAGTATGTCTTGATTTCACTCTATGTTGATGACCGTAAAAAATTGCCCGAGGCCGAACAGTTCAATTTTCAATATGACTCTGGCCGCATTAAACGTATTGAAACGGTCGGTCAAAAATGGGGCACCTTTCAGACGGTCAATTTCAATGTGGCCTCACAGCCATACTATGTTTTGCTTTCCCCTGATTTAGAAGTTCTTGCCCCCGCCGTTCAGTATACCGATGCAGCGGCCTACGAAGAATGGTTACGCTCGGGGCTCGGCAGTTACCAAGTGGTCATGGATAGATAA
- a CDS encoding acyltransferase family protein — protein sequence MTNSTRLYFIDTMRAWAILMMLQGHFIDGLLDPVFRNPESTLYNIWLYFRGITAPVFFTVSGFIFTFLLIRVPQLGWENPRVKKGIRRGLQLLLIGYLLRLNLFGLLKGQLYDSFFLVDVLHCIGLSIMAITGVYLLTIKKRKYLFPLSLLGISVLLFLFEPLYKQWSFGFLPDAMANYFTKANGSVFTIIPWLGYTAFGAFLSILFTRFKESKFLYPVAIVASLVVVQLLIRFSSEAFMALHEATDVELFKLIYANNYLFIRLGDVLVVFALFMMIRKFLVHQAFLKIGQNTLAIYVIHFIVLYGSFTGLGLYKFLHHGLTPTIAITGAIAFMVICTYAALQYDKHETTIKKRLATVAEQVKTQAVAAYTASIPLVRELGYQLKLLLRRVFGVVRN from the coding sequence ATGACCAATTCTACTCGATTATATTTTATAGATACCATGCGGGCATGGGCCATCTTGATGATGTTACAAGGGCATTTTATTGATGGCTTGCTAGACCCTGTCTTTAGAAACCCTGAAAGTACCCTTTACAATATCTGGCTCTATTTCAGGGGGATCACGGCCCCCGTATTCTTTACGGTATCTGGTTTCATATTTACCTTTCTGCTGATACGCGTGCCCCAATTGGGTTGGGAGAATCCACGGGTGAAAAAAGGAATTAGACGCGGATTGCAACTGCTACTGATAGGCTACCTGTTGCGGTTGAACCTGTTCGGACTTCTGAAAGGCCAATTGTACGATAGCTTCTTTTTGGTGGATGTGCTGCACTGCATCGGACTTTCTATCATGGCCATAACCGGGGTATATTTATTGACCATCAAAAAAAGGAAATACCTTTTTCCCTTATCGCTACTGGGCATTTCGGTGTTGCTCTTCTTGTTCGAGCCCCTTTATAAGCAATGGTCGTTCGGTTTTTTGCCAGATGCGATGGCCAATTATTTCACCAAGGCGAACGGTTCGGTTTTTACCATCATTCCCTGGTTGGGGTACACCGCTTTTGGCGCCTTTCTTTCCATTCTGTTTACCCGTTTTAAGGAAAGTAAATTTCTTTACCCGGTGGCCATTGTTGCTTCGTTGGTGGTTGTTCAGCTGTTGATACGATTTTCTTCAGAAGCTTTCATGGCCCTTCATGAAGCTACCGACGTCGAATTGTTCAAGCTCATTTACGCGAATAATTACCTTTTTATACGCTTGGGAGATGTACTGGTGGTTTTTGCCCTCTTTATGATGATTCGAAAGTTTTTGGTGCACCAGGCCTTTTTGAAGATCGGGCAGAATACCTTGGCCATTTACGTGATTCATTTTATTGTTCTCTACGGAAGCTTTACCGGGCTGGGGCTTTACAAGTTCTTACACCATGGATTGACGCCGACTATTGCCATAACAGGGGCCATTGCCTTTATGGTAATCTGTACCTATGCGGCATTGCAATATGACAAGCACGAGACAACTATCAAGAAGCGATTGGCGACCGTGGCCGAACAGGTCAAAACACAGGCAGTTGCTGCATATACGGCCTCTATTCCCCTTGTTCGTGAGCTGGGCTACCAACTCAAACTACTCTTGAGAAGGGTCTTTGGGGTCGTCAGAAACTAA
- the lpdA gene encoding dihydrolipoyl dehydrogenase, producing MSQYDVAIIGSGPGGYVAAIRCAQLGMKTAIVEKYNTLGGTCLNVGCIPSKALLDSSHHYEEAVKHFEEHGIEIPGAVKVNLEKMISRKNAVVEQTTKGIDFLMDKNKIDVYHGLGSFKDATHIEITKEKGKPETIEAKNIIIATGSKPSTLPFIKLDKERIITSTEALSLKEIPKHMIVIGGGVIGLELGQVYRRLGAEVTVIEFMDRIIPTMDAALSKELMKVMKKQKVKFNLSHKVKSVERKGNEVIVKADDKKGQEVTFKGDYCLVSVGRRPYTEGLNLEAAGVKLDDRGRVEVNEHLRTNISNIYAIGDVIKGAMLAHKAEEEGVLVAEQLAGQKPHIDYNLIPGVVYTWPEVAAVGKTEEELKEAGVSYKVGQFPMRALGRARASMDIDGFVKILADKNTDEVLGVHMIGARCADLITEAVTAMEFRASAEDIARMSHAHPTYAEAVKEAALAATDNRALHI from the coding sequence GTTGTGCCCAATTGGGAATGAAAACCGCCATCGTCGAAAAGTACAATACCCTAGGTGGCACCTGCTTGAACGTAGGCTGTATTCCCTCGAAAGCGCTGCTTGATTCTTCGCACCATTACGAGGAAGCGGTAAAGCATTTTGAGGAACACGGTATTGAAATTCCGGGAGCGGTTAAGGTAAACCTTGAAAAAATGATTTCCCGAAAGAATGCTGTGGTGGAACAAACGACCAAGGGCATTGACTTTTTGATGGATAAGAACAAGATTGATGTCTACCATGGTCTGGGCAGCTTCAAGGATGCGACCCATATAGAAATCACAAAAGAAAAGGGCAAGCCAGAGACCATTGAGGCAAAGAACATTATCATAGCCACGGGCTCAAAGCCTTCTACACTTCCTTTTATTAAATTGGACAAAGAACGAATCATCACTTCAACGGAAGCCTTATCGCTCAAGGAAATTCCCAAGCACATGATTGTTATTGGGGGAGGGGTAATCGGTCTTGAATTGGGCCAGGTGTACCGCCGATTGGGTGCAGAGGTGACTGTCATCGAGTTCATGGACAGGATTATCCCCACGATGGATGCCGCCCTCTCGAAAGAGCTGATGAAGGTTATGAAAAAACAAAAGGTAAAATTCAACCTGTCGCACAAGGTCAAGTCCGTAGAGCGTAAAGGCAACGAAGTAATTGTAAAGGCAGACGATAAGAAGGGACAAGAGGTGACTTTCAAGGGAGACTATTGTCTGGTGTCGGTCGGCAGAAGGCCCTATACCGAAGGATTGAACCTAGAAGCCGCCGGGGTAAAATTGGATGACCGCGGTAGGGTTGAGGTCAACGAGCACCTACGGACCAATATATCGAACATTTATGCCATTGGTGATGTCATAAAAGGAGCCATGTTGGCGCATAAAGCGGAAGAGGAAGGGGTTTTGGTCGCCGAGCAGTTGGCAGGCCAGAAACCGCATATCGATTATAACTTGATACCCGGTGTGGTCTACACTTGGCCCGAAGTGGCCGCTGTGGGCAAAACCGAAGAGGAACTAAAAGAAGCTGGAGTGTCTTATAAGGTAGGGCAGTTTCCCATGCGTGCCCTGGGGCGTGCCCGTGCCAGTATGGACATTGATGGTTTTGTAAAGATATTGGCCGACAAGAATACGGACGAGGTTCTCGGCGTCCACATGATTGGGGCACGTTGCGCCGATTTGATTACCGAGGCGGTGACTGCTATGGAATTTAGGGCATCTGCAGAGGATATTGCCCGAATGAGCCATGCACACCCCACTTATGCCGAAGCAGTGAAAGAAGCTGCATTGGCGGCCACAGATAATCGGGCGTTGCATATTTGA
- a CDS encoding YegP family protein, with the protein MGKFEVKTDNSGEFRFNLKAANGQVILSSEGYTTKAACENGIESVRKNSQDDARFERKTAKNGKHYFNLKAGNGQVIGSSQMYADESGMENGIASVKKNAPDAPVEEV; encoded by the coding sequence ATGGGAAAATTTGAAGTTAAAACCGATAATTCTGGAGAATTTAGATTCAACCTGAAAGCGGCCAATGGGCAAGTCATTTTGAGCAGCGAGGGTTATACCACCAAAGCCGCTTGTGAAAATGGTATCGAATCAGTTAGGAAAAATTCACAGGACGATGCGCGTTTTGAACGTAAAACGGCAAAAAACGGCAAGCATTACTTCAACCTAAAGGCCGGTAACGGGCAGGTAATCGGAAGCAGTCAAATGTATGCCGATGAATCTGGTATGGAGAACGGTATCGCATCTGTCAAGAAAAATGCCCCTGACGCTCCGGTAGAAGAGGTCTGA
- a CDS encoding anthranilate synthase component I family protein → MRIRRSFQVKNVEKFKAHLLGWAQQYNKVVWFDSNGHTDSYSSFEALLAVGTDDDFLLQSLDSLEHRLHADGGKADWLVGYISYDVKNELEALQSNNHDGLEFAPLHFFCPRKIIRITNDEVEFLYPQNLEREVQNDFETISGYGATSTNGKASTNVKVRLRIHKDAYFEKVRALLAYIHRGDIYEANFCQEFFSEDTEIAPLPTYLQLNAISRPPFASYLRLGDQYLLCASPERYLKKTGDTIISQPIKGTAPRSDDPIIDEILKKSLLNDPKERAENIMITDLVRNDLSKRALKGSVEVSELCQVYAYRQVHQLVSTISCRVGQGVNPVDIIKDTFPMGSMTGTPKISAMKIIEELEETKRGLYSGAVGYFTPEGDFDFNVVIRSILYNHQKKYISYSVGSAITAKSNPEKEYQECLVKAKAMRSVLEG, encoded by the coding sequence GTGCGAATAAGGCGCTCTTTTCAGGTTAAAAATGTTGAAAAGTTCAAAGCACACCTTTTGGGCTGGGCCCAGCAATACAACAAAGTAGTTTGGTTTGACAGCAATGGGCATACCGATAGTTATTCTTCTTTTGAGGCCCTTTTGGCAGTGGGCACCGATGATGATTTTTTGTTGCAGTCTCTTGACAGTCTCGAACACCGGTTACATGCCGATGGAGGAAAGGCCGATTGGCTCGTGGGCTATATTTCATATGATGTAAAAAATGAATTGGAAGCATTGCAATCGAACAACCATGATGGCCTGGAGTTTGCGCCGCTACATTTTTTTTGCCCAAGAAAAATCATTCGAATTACCAATGATGAAGTGGAATTTTTGTATCCCCAAAATTTAGAAAGAGAGGTACAAAATGATTTTGAGACCATCTCTGGCTATGGGGCCACCTCAACCAATGGGAAGGCCTCGACCAACGTAAAGGTACGGCTCAGAATACATAAGGATGCCTATTTTGAAAAAGTCCGGGCGTTGTTGGCCTATATTCACCGTGGTGATATTTATGAGGCCAATTTTTGCCAAGAATTTTTTTCTGAGGATACCGAAATAGCGCCCTTGCCGACCTATTTGCAACTCAATGCCATCTCACGGCCACCTTTCGCCAGTTACCTACGCCTAGGTGACCAGTATCTTTTATGTGCCTCACCAGAGCGATATCTTAAAAAAACGGGCGATACCATAATCTCGCAGCCCATTAAGGGTACGGCCCCCAGGTCTGACGACCCTATAATAGATGAAATACTGAAAAAAAGCCTGCTCAACGACCCAAAGGAGCGGGCCGAAAACATTATGATAACCGACTTGGTCAGAAACGATTTATCCAAGAGGGCCCTAAAAGGATCGGTAGAGGTATCAGAACTGTGCCAAGTATACGCTTACCGACAAGTACATCAATTGGTTTCAACCATCAGCTGTAGGGTTGGCCAAGGCGTCAATCCTGTTGATATTATAAAAGACACCTTTCCGATGGGCAGCATGACGGGCACCCCAAAGATTTCTGCTATGAAGATCATTGAAGAATTGGAAGAGACCAAGAGAGGCCTTTACAGTGGTGCAGTGGGCTACTTCACCCCTGAGGGTGACTTTGATTTCAATGTGGTTATCAGAAGCATACTGTACAACCATCAAAAAAAATATATTTCCTATTCCGTAGGCAGCGCCATCACGGCAAAGTCCAATCCCGAAAAGGAATACCAAGAGTGCTTGGTAAAGGCCAAGGCCATGCGCAGTGTGCTGGAGGGGTAG